The following coding sequences lie in one Spinacia oleracea cultivar Varoflay chromosome 1, BTI_SOV_V1, whole genome shotgun sequence genomic window:
- the LOC110785607 gene encoding CRS2-associated factor 2, chloroplastic: protein MAILASLPNHNLFSSLPTTAPTTTKPPPSSFTPPIPVPKYPPKQKRPKPQPSKPHKNHPAFTKIQHNKTKYFKPISSPTPVILSPPSSPDADTENNDDRAVVIGESGVSYLLPGAPFEFKFSYSETPKAKPLAIREPPFLPFAPPSMPRPWTGKAPLKSKAEKMMKKKIPLFDSFNPPPPGMKGVKRVEMPGPFNFGEFPKEGLSRKEIIGEPLSKAEIKALVQPLLADNRQVNLGRDGLTHNMLELVHSHWKRQRVCKVKCKGVPTVDMNNVAKCLEEKTGGKIIHRVGGVVYLFRGRNYNYRTRPKYPLMLWKPATPVYPKLIQDAPGGLTKQEADELRRKGKSLLAICKLAKNGVYDNLVNEVRHAFEGSQLVKVDCRGLEPSDYKKIGAKLMELVPCVLLSFDDEQVLMWRGRDWKSMYPDTPTAWLDATVNGFHGSGEPKTVISSPRMMSLWKRAIESNKAVLLDETDLGPDALLERVEEFERMTQATEHSYPALVHSGEDIMSYSQTEDKVFQDDEEFEDYSIDEEDEFDDYGDDLFEEAESPAPLGSLPVDYIAEQLRRHNE, encoded by the exons ATGGCAATCCTTGCTTCACTTCCAAACCACAACCTCTTCTCCTCCCTTCCAACCACCGCCCCAACCACCACAAAACCACCACCGTCCTCCTTTACTCCGCCAATCCCAGTTCCCAAATACCCTCCTAAACAGAAACGCCCAAAACCCCAACCTTCAAAACCCCACAAAAACCACCCTGCATTCACCAAAATCCAGCACAACAAAACCAAATACTTCAAACCCATCTCATCTCCCACCCCAGTAATCCTTTCCCCCCCTTCCTCCCCCGACGCCGACACCGAAAACAACGATGACCGAGCCGTCGTAATTGGGGAATCCGGGGTATCCTACCTCCTCCCAGGAGCCCCATTTGAGTTCAAATTCAGCTACTCAGAAACCCCAAAGGCGAAACCCTTGGCAATTCGAGAACCTCCTTTTTTGCCCTTTGCTCCTCCCTCAATGCCACGCCCTTGGACCGGCAAAGCGCCTTTGAAATCGAAAGCGgagaagatgatgaagaagaagattcCATTGTTTGATTCTTTTAACCCTCCTCCTCCTGGAATGAAGGGGGTTAAGAGAGTTGAAATGcctggaccttttaattttggGGAGTTTCCTAAAGAAGGGTTGAGTAGAAAGGAGATTATTGGGGAACCCTTGTCTAAGGCTGAGATTAAGGCTCTTGTTCAGCCTCTTCTTGCTGATAATCGTCAGGTTAATCTTG gaAGAGATGGATTGACACACAATATGTTGGAGTTGGTACATTCGCATTGGAAGAGACAACGAGTTTGTAAAGTGAAATGCAAGGGTGTTCCAACTGTTGACATGAATAATGTGGCCAAATGTCTTGAG GAGAAAACAGGGGGTAAGATTATACATCGCGTTGGTGGTGTAGTTTACCTATTCCGTGGACGGAATTACAATTACCGAACTCGCCCAAAATATCCCTTAATGCTTTGGAAGCCAGCTACCCCAGTTTATCCAAAACTTATTCAAGATGCTCCTGGAGGCTTGACAAAACAGGAGGCTGATGAGTTGAGACGAAAAGGAAAAAGCCTTCTAGCAATATGTAAACTAG CAAAAAATGGAGTCTACGATAACCTAGTAAATGAAGTGAGACACGCTTTTGAAGGAAGTCAACTTGTTAAGGTTGATTGCCGAGGATTAGAGCCCAGTGACTACAAGAAGATTGGGGCAAAACTAATG GAATTGGTTCCCTGTGTGCTGCTTTCTTTTGATGATGAGCAGGTACTAATGTGGAGGGGACGTGACTGGAAGTCTATGTACCCCGACACTCCAACAGCCTGGCTGGATGCTACTGTAAATGGTTTTCATGGTTCAG GTGAACCGAAAACAGTAATCTCAAGCCCAAGAATGATGTCACTATGGAAACGTGCAATAGAGTCGAACAAGGCAGTTTTACTAGACGAGACTGATCTTGGTCCAGATGCTCTTCTGGAAAGGGTTGAGGAATTTGAGAGGATGACACAAGCTACTGAGCATTCGTATCCTGCTCTAGTCCATTCAGGTGAGGATATCATGTCATATTCTCAAACAGAAGATAAGGTTTTCCAAGATGATGAAGAATTTGAAGATTATTCCATTGATGAAGAAGACGAGTTTGATGATTACGGGGATGACTTGTTTGAGGAAGCAGAATCGCCTGCTCCTCTCGGCTCATTACCAGTTGATTATATTGCAGAGCAACTGCGCAGGCACAACGAATAA
- the LOC110785606 gene encoding eukaryotic initiation factor 4A-9-like, whose product MAGVAPEGSQYDARQYDSKMSELLSEEGSDFFTSYDEVYESFDKMGLAENLLRGIYAYGFEKPSAIQQRGIVPFCKGLDVIQQAQSGTGKTATFCSGILQQLHYELLECQALVLAPTRELAQQIEKVMRALGDYLGVKVHACVGGTSVREDQRILAAGVHVVVGTPGRVFDMLRRQSLGSNQIKMFVLDEADEMLSRGFKDQIYDIFQQLPPKIQVGVFSATMPPEALEITRKFMNKPVRILVKRDELTLEGIKQFYVNVDKEDWKLDTLCDLYETLTVNQSVIFVNTRRKVDWLTDQMRSRDHTVSATHGDMDQNTRDIIMREFRSGSSRVLITTDLLARGIDVQQVSLVINYDLPTQPENYLHRIGRSGRFGRKGVGINFVTSDDDKMLFDIQKFYNVTVEELPANVADLI is encoded by the exons ATGGCAGGAGTTGCACCTGAAGGTTCCCAGTATGATGCTCGCCAGTATGACAGCAAAATGAGTGAATT GCTTTCTGAGGAAGGAAGTGATTTCTTCACTTCATATGACGAGGTTTATGAAAGCTTCGATAAAATGGGTTTGGCAGAGAACCTTCTTAGAGGAATCTATGCTTATG GTTTCGAGAAACCTTCTGCTATTCAACAGAGGGGAATAGTCCCATTCTGCAAGGGTCTTGATGTTATTCAGCAAGCGCAGTCTGGTACAGGAAAGACAGCTACTTTCTGCTCTGGTATCCTACAACAGCTGCATTATGAATTGTTGGAATGCCAAGCTCTTGTGCTTGCTCCAACCAGAGAGCTTGCTCAACAAATTGAGAAAGTTATGAGGGCCCTTGGAGATTACTTGGGCGTTAAGGTTCATGCTTGTGTTGGAGGAACAAGTGTGCGTGAGGATCAAAGAATCCTTGCTGCTGGTGTACATGTTGTTGTTGGTACCCCTGGACGTGTCTTTGACATGTTGCGCAGACAATCCCTTGGCTCCAATCAGATTAAAATGTTTGTTCTTGATGAAGCTGATGAGATGCTTTCTAGAGGTTTCAAGGACCAG ATATACGACATATTCCAGCAACTACCACCCAAGATCCAAGTGGGAGTATTTTCTGCAACAATGCCCCCTGAGGCACTTGAGATCACCAGGAAGTTCATGAACAAACCTGTGAGGATTCTCGTGAAGCGTGATGAACTGactcttgaaggtatcaagcAATTCTATGTTAATGTTGACAAGGAAGACTGGAAGCTCGATACACTTTGTGATCTGTACGAAACTTTAACGGTTAACCAAAGTGTTATATTCGTAAACACGAGGAGGAAGGTCGACTGGTTGACTGACCAGATGAGAAGCCGTGATCACACCGTTTCAGCCACTCATGGAGACATGGACCAGAACACTAGGGACATTATTATGAGGGAGTTCCGTTCTGGTTCATCCCGTGTCCTCATTACAACCGATCTTCTTGCTCGTGGTATTGATGTTCAGCAAGTCTCCCTTGTGATCAACTACGATCTGCCAACTCAACCCGAGAACTATCTCCACAGGATTGGACGAAGTGGTCGATTCGGAAGGAAGGGTGTTGGTATCAACTTTGTTACCAGTGATGATGATAAGATGCTCTTTGATATTCAGAAGTTCTACAATGTCACAGTGGAGGAGCTCCCTGCTAACGTTGCCGACCTTATCTGA
- the LOC110785639 gene encoding axial regulator YABBY 4, which yields MAASLDRFFDTQEQICYVQCTFCTTILLVSVPTCSMSMVVTVRCGHCNGLLSVNMLKASFVPLHLFSSLNQDQENNKHQEEVNMSRVTADRHSTTLSMLPSSEEDNDDGDDDEEEDDDDDDEDNIVLEQVVNKPPEKKRRAPSAYNKFIKEEIRRLKSRNSNMSHKEAFSTAAKNWAHFPRVQNEVEEQNDSHDNVKMTRHFEEETR from the exons ATGGCAGCATCACTTGACCGTTTCTTTGATACTCAAGAACAAATATGCTACGTCCAATGCACTTTTTGCACCACTATCTTACTG GTGAGCGTGCCGACTTGTAGCATGTCAATGGTGGTGACTGTAAGGTGTGGTCATTGCAATGGTCTTCTCTCAGTCAACATGTTGAAAGCCTCCTTTGTCCCTCTCCATCTTTTTTCTTCCCTTAACCAAGATCag GAAAATAATAAACACCAAGAGGAAGTGAATATGTCAAGGGTGACGGCCGATAGGCACAGCACTACATTGTCTATGCTACCCTCTTCGGAAGAAGATAATGATGACGGCGATGATgacgaagaagaagatgatgatgatgatgatgaagataaCATTGTGCTTGAGCAAGTTGTTAATAAAC CTCCAGAGAAGAAGAGAAGGGCACCATCAGCTTATAACAAATTCATCAA AGAAGAAATCAGGAGGCTTAAGTCTAGAAATTCGAACATGAGTCACAAGGAAGCCTTTAGCACTGCTGCCAAAAAT TGGGCTCATTTCCCGAGGGTCCAAAATGAagttgaagaacaaaatgataGCCATGATAACGTGAAGATGACACGACACTTTGAAGAAGAAACGCGTTGA
- the LOC110785535 gene encoding uncharacterized protein: protein MCQNNYHYHPRHDHSQPCLHCNPHSYIRMVQHMIERCLLLQMDREQCIKALAEHAKIKPIITLTVWRELLKENRDFFQTYFHGVSPTPLINMFKHHQDSQEGDTGGDHIKKN, encoded by the exons ATGTGTCAAAATAACTACCATTATCATCCTCGTCACGATCACTCTCAACCTTGTTTGCATTGTAACCCACATAGCTACATTAGGATG GTTCAACATATGATAGAAAGGTGCTTGCTTCTTCAAATGGACCGTGAGCAGTGTATCAAGGCTTTAGCAGAACATGCAAAAATCAAGCCAATAATCACACTTAcag TGTGGAGGGAGCTTTTGAAAGAAAACAGGGATTTTTTCCAAACATATTTCCATGGCGTCTCCCCAACTCCGCTTATAA acATGTTCAAGCATCACCAAGACTCACAAGAAGGCGATACTGGAGGTGAccacataaaaaaaaattag